From the Apis cerana isolate GH-2021 linkage group LG3, AcerK_1.0, whole genome shotgun sequence genome, one window contains:
- the LOC108001742 gene encoding leucine-rich repeat-containing G-protein coupled receptor 4-like, translating to MIQYKNFLLILIFAIKKCEGNPKISWDSSIINKNLDKMILEKESSVMCDNEEIVNLEGFELKNIPMNLVKSKTIEGISLKNNKISEVPSNIFHETPNLKCLNLAQNKILFKYFQLEHDRLKKLILDYQTETEPNEILSIPQKNVSKIKFPNLETLSWKYIKYDIFSSTLFPMIKNIYLSDSNLIYVASNITHLFPYLKNIHLENNMIQELIADDFRNVESLYLDKNPLRNLWFNAKYTNLKILSLSNSLHNIDITEINIPSLKTLDLSQNQISFIHEQMFKNIPFLEDLILSENKLLKFPNLFYLSNLKTLSLAYNLISEIKNINQLNSLKILNLQGNQINNIDKMAFLMLTELEFLDLSENKLQLLPLDWHDNLSKLKYLNLESNFFVNIQDMKLNTLINLRQLYIKNNYIVSIDLNTLQILPQKCTIYVI from the exons ATg attcaatataaaaattttttacttattttgatttttgctATCAAAAAATGTGAAGGCAATCCAAAAATTTCATGGGATTCaagcattataaataaaaatttagataaaatgataCTTGAAAAAGAATCTTCTGTGATGTGTGATAAcgaagaaattgtaaatttggaaggatttgaattaaaaaatataccaatgAATTTAGTGAAAAGTAAAACGATAGAaggaatttcattaaaaaataataaaataagtgaaGTCCCAAGTAATATATTCCATGAAACTCCAAATTTAAAGTGTTTAAATCTtgcacaaaataaaattttatttaaatactttcaaTTGGAACatgatcgtttaaaaaaattaattcttgattaTCAAACTGAAACAGAACCGaacgaaatattatcgattcctcaaaaaaatgtaagcaaaataaaatttccaaatttggAAACATTATCTtggaaatacattaaatacgatatttttagtTCGACGTTATTTCCaatgataaagaatatttatttatctgattCTAATTTGATATATGTAGCAAGTAATATAACTCATCTTTTtccgtatttaaaaaatattcatttagaaaataacATGATTCAAGAATTAATTGCAGACGATTTTCGAAATGTAGAATCTTTATATTTGGATAAAAATCCTCTCAGAAATCTATGgtttaatgcaaaatatacaaatttaaaaattctttcattatcaaattctttgcataatatagatattacggaaataaatattccatcatTAAAAACGTTAGATTTATCACAAAATCAAATTAGTTTTATACATGAAcaaatgttcaaaaatataccatttttagaagatttaattttaagtgaaaataaattattaaaatttccaaatttattttatttaagtaatttgAAAACATTATCATTAgcttacaatttaattagcgaaataaaaaatataaatcagttaaattctttaaaaatattaaatttacaaggaaatcagataaataatatcgacAAAATGGCATTTTTAATGCTTACAGAATTAGAGTTTTTAGATTTATCAGAaaacaaattacaattattaccaTTAGATTGGCatgataatttatcaaagttaaaatatctcaatttagaatcaaatttttttgtaaatatacaagatatgAAACtcaatacattaattaatttgcgacaactttacataaaaaataattatattgtatctatagatttaaatactttacaaattttaccACAGAAATGTACCATATATGTgatttaa